The Triticum aestivum cultivar Chinese Spring chromosome 6D, IWGSC CS RefSeq v2.1, whole genome shotgun sequence genomic sequence CTCCAACGCCCAAAGTGCATTCATAAAGAGGCGTAGCATACATGACAACTTCATGTGCGTGCGTAATTTTGCTAGGCGCTTACACAAGTGCAAGACCCCGTCACTCCTTTTCAAGCTGGACATAAGAAAGGCTTTTGACTCTGTCAAGTGGGGCTACATGTTAGATCTCCTTCAGCGTTTGGGTTTCCCGGATAGGTTCCGGGCTTGGATTGCCGCACTCCTATCCTCGTCATCGTCTCGTGTTCTCTTAAATGGCATCCCCGGCCCTCCCATTAAGCATGGGAAGGGGTTTCGGCAGGGGGACCCCATTTCCCCCTGCTTTTCGTCATCGCGATTGATCCGCTGCATAAGATTCTGGATTTGGCAACCCGGAAAGGTCTTCTTCACAAGATACGTGGGCGGGGGCCTACCATGAGAACCTCCATATATGCGGATGATGCTGCTGTTTTTCTGGTTCCTATCAAAAGGGACGTTGACAATCTTGCTTCCATCTTGAGAGGCTTTGGTGAAGTGACAGGTCTATGCACCAACTTTCAGAAAAGCTCCGTTGTGCCAATTCGATGTAGTCATCTTAATCTTGGGCACACTCTTTAGTGCTTGCCTGCAACTCGTGCTACTTTCCCGGTGAAGTATCTTGGCTTGCCTCTCTCTGTTTGGCAGCTCAGAAAGGTGGATTTCCAATATCTTGAGGACAAGGCGGCGAGCGAATTGGCCACTTGGGACGGCCAAAATATCACTACCATCGGCCGCACGGCACTTGTCAAATCGGTCATTTCATCCCAAGCGATCTACTCAATCACGCCTCTCATTGTGCTGCCAAGTACGCTCAGCAACCTAAATAAGTTGGAGAGGTCGTTCCTATGGTCCGGTGCGGATAAGACAACGGGAGCCAAGTGCAAAGTCAATTGGAAAATAGTCTGTAGGCCAAAGGAATATGGTGGCCTGGGGGTACTCAACACCGAAAAGTTTTCGCGGGCTTTACGTCTTCGTTGGCTGTGGTATGAATGGAAGGAGCCCCACAAGCCTTGGGTGGGGTTTGGTAACCCTTGCACCGCCGAGGACCTCGAGTTCTTCTACGCCTCTACAACTATCACTGTGGGTGACGGTGCAAAAACACCATTCAGGGACTCCCCTTGGCTATTTGGGCGGAAACCCATGGATATTGCTCCATTAATCTACGAGGCATCAAGGAGAAAGAATTGAAAGGTGCGTGAAGCCCTCAATGAGAATGCATGGATTCTCAAAATCAATCCAAACACTGTTATCTCCATTCGCCACATTAGCGAATTCTTCACTCTTTGGATGCTTGTTCATGACTTCCCCCTTGACGACCAAGCCGAAGACAACATTACTTGGAAGCACACGAACGATGGGATCTACTCGGCGGCCACTGCGTACAAGGCTCTGTTCCTTGGATTGACTCTCTCTCCCATGGACCGTATGGTTTGGAAGGCTTGGGCACCCCCTAAGGTTAAATTCTTTGCGTGGCTTGCCCTGCAAGACCGAATTTGGACCGCCGATCGTCTGGAGAAGCGTGGTTGGGTCAATTGTGGTCTTTGTCCACTATGCAACAGAGAGCAAGAAACGGGGCCACACCTCTTCTTCAAGTGTCGTTACACTCTTAGGCTTTGGAGATCTATCATCGAGAAGCTTGGGCTACCTCACGTCAACATTCCCGATTGGCATCTTGATGAATCCGACCGAAACCCGAATTGGCATGCCATGTCCTCTCTCGTCATGCTCACCTCTTGGACCATTTGGGAACGAGCGAAATGCTAGGGTAATTCGGCAAAAATTTGTGCCACCGCCTATTCTCCTCCAAACCATCATTGGTGAGGCAAAGTTATGGGTTACTGCCGGCGCCAAGAAGCTAGGGACTATCATTGTGTGTGAGTAATTGTCATGTCGCTTGTATGGGGTGTCCTGTAAAAATCTAAACTCTATTCTCTccttatttaatagatgaggcaaatcttatgtctccgtttcgaaaaaaaaccgGCCAACCGAACGACGTCGCCGTCAAAACCTCCCGTTCCGTGCCACATGTACGTGCACGCCCGCACTGGCCGGCCGGTGGCTCGACCGCACACGCCAGTGTCTACGTGCCTTTCATGCACGACCACCCCGTCGTTACCAAACCTAGCCTTTCCGTGCTGTGCTGATCAAGCGGACGGGGTCTGATCTTGCTTGCTTCACTTGTGGCAGAGCCAGTGGCTCAGGAGATCACGCTACATCGAGATAGGGTCGGGCCAGGCTTAGACCCATTTGACACATGAGGCGCATGTTTTGGCCGGAAAGGGCTAACAAAGATCTTCCTCTCTGGAAACGTATCAACGGGATGCTTCCAAGTGCAGCATCGTGTTCGGATTGCATCTCAGGTCTAATCCGGGACCGGTGCACTAATCTAGTTCTTCTCTTTTAGGATTTCCCACGTTCAACTTTTGTTTTCGAGGTCTTGTTCCACGATCAACTTGGGAACAGAGCACATGATGCTATATTATTTCAGTTTATCTAATTCACATATAGATGTTTTTTAAAggtgtcacatctaagctcccacaaatatataatgcaacaacaagaaacaaaaaaactagaaaaaaaaatagaccacaaaacagagtggacatcagccTAGACAGACCCATATTATTTTTATGATTTCTTCAAAACTGGACACAACCATATATACATATTTTGTACGCGATCAAACGAAGAATACGTACAAGAATACGCTGCACGAAACGGAGATCCACCACCAAGTTCGATATGATTGGAGATCGATCAACGTTCTACACAAAACGAATCTAAATTTTGGAACTGTCTATCAAAACAGCAGGCCATGTGATCAAGGTATGTATGTGTCAACCGCCGTGAGTGGTGCAGCGCATGGAGCCAGGCAACAGTAGGCCGGGTCGGCACGGTTAAGCAAGCTGTTCGGAATCCAAACGACAAGGTGTGGCCAGAAAACGTAAACAAAATGAACCCTAGTAGCGCCCGCCCCAGAGCGCTGCGTGCGCCAGCTGCCGTGGCCGGCCGTCGCCACGCGCCCTCCCAATCCTTGCCTTGGCACGCAGCGAGGTCGACCATGTGCGTGTGGCCGGCCGTTGCCACGCGCAGCCTCCCAGTCTGTGGCGCGAGGTCGACCATGCATGTGCCTACGTCCGGTGTAGCCGTTGCGCGCGGCGTCGTGATGTAGTGTCCTCGCGCATGTGCCGGGCCGTGACATGAACAGTGCTTCTTTTTTAGCACTAGATCTGCATCTGAGTTAAAAAATGGAACGACACCAGGACTGTCCTTTGCTGCGTTGTCACTGGCTGGATTACTGATTATGCCCACAGACTTACAAaggcactgggcactgggcacaCCGTGTAAAACAGAGGAATATGCACCTCTGTTTAACAGTGTGCATGTTGCCAGGAACGGACGTTCACAGTGAAACAACGAAGATCAAAAGACTGTAAGACGAAGAGAGAGCCGGAGCGGCAGTGAAAGAGACGGCTACGTTCGATCGTCCGGTCGACCAGAATCGAAGGGAGCGGACGCAGAGCAGTAGCAACAGTTATCTCGCGGCGGAATCGGCCGGATCACATGCACATCGCCGGCGGGCTCCATGATCCCTTCCTTCACGCGGACTCCACGAACCAACGTACATGGGCGGGAGCGAGTGAACAGATTCGGAGAGCATCGATGGACACTGCCATTACGGCGACTGATGCCGATGCCACTGTGTCGAGCGTTCACAGGTCGGCCGCGTTTCAAGCAAAGCGGGGACGATCCCATGGCCGACGGCTGGGGTCCGGTCGCTGCCGTCCGGCTGCTGGCGCGTCACGTCGTTCAGGTCCTAGTCGTGCCAACCTGACCATCACCTGCCTCGCTCCGAGCGTTCCTTTTTTTCTGGGTCCGTCCTTTCAGCGTGCCGGAACCGGTTTTCTGACAGCAACGTCGGATGTGCACCTGCACGCAGCttttcaaaatattcaaatcaAGTTGGCAAGAGTCCTAAAATATTGTGAACCGATTCCGGTGTGCTACCCGTCCGGGCCCACGGCACAGACGCCCACTGCTTTATGCCCATTAACCACAGTTAGTTAGTTAACTCGACCTTAACTCAGTTACGAACCCCTGAATTTACCAGAATACCCCTCCCGACTCTATAAATTCTGCCTAACCCGCCTCCATCTCAGTTTACTCTCAAGTCCCAAATCTCCAAAACCAGACATTCCCCTCGGCGCACTCTAATCTCTCATGGCGACGGCGTCCGCGAGTCGGCCCAGCGGCCCGGTGCTGTCGATCCCCAGCTACCGCTCCGCCTCGCCCACCCGCGTCAAGCTCGCCACCCGCTCGCCGGGCAAGTCCGTCAGCGTCTCGTCTCCCACCGCCTCCTCCAGGAGCCGTCGGTCCTGCATGTGCTCCCCGACGAACCACCCGGGCTCGTTCCGGTGCAGCCTCCACAAGGAGCGCAAGCAGGCGGCCCCCGCCGGCAGCGGCACCAGCAGGCCCGCCTCCCCGCCTTCCCCGCCGTCCACCTCGAAGAGCACGGGCGGCGCGCTGGCGCGGCTCGTCCCCATGGGGAGCGGGCACTGGGCACGCAGGGCGCTCGCGCCGCCCCCCGCGGCGCAGCAGTCGCTGCAGCACCGGAGGCGCGCGGGCGGGTTCCGTCCCCGGTCCAGCCGGCTCTCCGCCGTGTCCATGGCCGGCGACAGCCAGTAAGCTAAACGAACAGCGTCGACATGCCGTAGCAAGATAGTAGAGTACTAGTACTACATAGGAAAGAAGTTGCCTGAAGAATTGGAGTTTTTAGAACCAATTCGATTGATGAGCCCGTCCGTAACTGTACAGAATGCATTTTTCCAGCACGCATGAATGGCGTTAATTGAGATTCAAGATGTCAGGCAATCGTTGGTTGGGCTAACGGATACTTTGAATCACTCTGTTTTTACTCGTGTTTTGGTGATTTCAGAGTCCCGTCCCTGCCTTTGGGTTTATTAATCGGTATTTGGAGGCACTAGAACTGACGAAGATTCAGAAACAGACAGTACAGCCATGAGCCAGCAGTTCAGGTTCAGAAGCAGCCGTTACCTCCTGAGACGGTGTTTGCCAAGAGAAAATGTTGATGCTGGGGTATGGAAGAAAAGGTAGCTTGTTATAGACTAACGCAGATTTCCTCTGAACTAATGATGCAACATTGATACTGGTTGCTGTTTTCGCTGCGAATGTTCGTCCGTTAACAAAACCCATCTGTACAAGTGCATATGCTAAATAGACCATGGCAATGCATCCATACAAGTGCCGAATCAAACGGTCCAACTAAACCCATCTGAAATTTGTGTTGGATGGCTCATGATGAGCCTCATGGTGTTGTTCGATTTGAATTGTCCACAGCTTCTACACTGGTCGATGCTCTCGCAAAATCGTCTTTTTTTTTCCGGGGGAACAAAATCATCTTTTAACACGGGATGGAGatgcttttctttttcttttttctttttctttgcctCAAAGATTGTTACCCGCACGAATTATTTTTTCATAGTCACATGGCTAGCCAGCCGGATCGCTTTTTGGTATGGTTTGTATACACACAGTCGATAGCTACACATATATTTAGCCGGTGCTAAAAAAAACCATGTTATTTGAAACGGTTCGAGGGGAATGGGAGACAATCCAAGATATATTTTCGTTATCATTTGAATAATCACGATTGTGCGAATTACGTAACTCTATGTGGTTGTTTGGGTAGCTAGTATTTGTGATAAGTTTTGCAATATGAGTTTTAAGAGGGTTTTTTAGGAAACCGGTTTTAAGTTATTGGTTTGTTAAAACTGATTTGTTTTATTTGCTGTCTATTTGACATTTGATTGTTTTTTAATTCAAAAACAATCAAATACCCTCACCAGTCAACAGCTGGCGCCTGTAAATAGCATAAATATTAACAGATAACAAAAAGAACGACTAAACGAGTTGGGCTAAACATTTGACCCGGTTCGTCCTGGACAACAAACCCCTCCAGAAAATCAGGGGCCAGCATCCGCCTGATCTCCAGAACGACACATTACATGCCCACAATGGAACGCACGCAAAGGGCAAACCCCTCTTCACCTCTTGCTTGAACAAATCACAAAGAAATTGCTTCATCTACAAACAGAGAGATCAACATCAGCTATAATTCTGGGAAAAAGCATAAAGAGACATCAACAAGGAATTACCAtgggaacatagtcaatacagaactcaattacctcctcatttccatagcccttgacgatgcttccttctggcctagcacggttacgaacatatttctttaatactcccatgaacctctcaaaggggaacatattgtgtagaaatataggaccgagaatggaaatctcttcgactaggtggagcaggaggtgcgtcataatatcgaagaaggatggtgggaacaccaactcgaaactgacaaggcattggaccacatcattctgtaaccgtggtagatcttctggattgattaccttctgagagattgcattgaggaatgcacatagcttcacaatggctactcgaactttttccggtaggagccccctcaaagcaatcggaagcaattgcgtcataatcacgtggcagtcgtgagacttcaggttttggaactttttctccgccatgtttattattccctttatattcgacgagaagccagacgggaccttcatactgctcaggcattcaaaaaaaaaatgaccttctcttctttggtaagagcgtagctggcacgaccttgaaaccattccggatgccggtcatctgggtctttcaaaagttgctggtcctgccgtgcttcctttgtatcatttgtcttcccatacacgcccaagaagcttagcaggttcacgcaaatattcttcgtaacatgcatcacgtcgattgcagggcggacatctaggactttccaatattctagctcccaaaatatagatttcttcttccacatgggtgcgtgcccgtcaactccccgcggaactgattgtccgccaggacccattccaaagatgactttcaaatccttgaccatatcaaatatctcagcaccagtacgttccgcaggcttcggccggtgatctgccttgccgttgaaatgcttgcctttctttcttacgttatgatttcggggaagaaatcgacgatgacccaggtacacgtt encodes the following:
- the LOC123142048 gene encoding uncharacterized protein, producing the protein MATASASRPSGPVLSIPSYRSASPTRVKLATRSPGKSVSVSSPTASSRSRRSCMCSPTNHPGSFRCSLHKERKQAAPAGSGTSRPASPPSPPSTSKSTGGALARLVPMGSGHWARRALAPPPAAQQSLQHRRRAGGFRPRSSRLSAVSMAGDSQ